The genomic DNA CAACGTCGCGGAGCCGTCCTTGCCGTCGTACGACAGGAACGTGCCGACGCTGTCGGGGTGGCGGATCACGAGGTACAGCAACGGGACTGCCATCAGCAGCAGCCACAGAGGGGTCGTCCACAGCTGCAGCTTGGCGAGCGCCTTCATGCCGTAGATCACCAGCGGGATCACCATCACGCTGGAGACGAGGTAGCCCAGCCACAGCGGGATGTGCAGGCCCAGCTGCAGGCCTTGCGCCATGATCGAGCCCTCGAGCGCGAAGAAGATGAACGTGAACGTCGCGAAGATGACGTTGGTCAGCACCGAGCCGTAGTAGCCGAACCCGGAGCCGCGGGTGATCAGGTCGAGGTCGAGGTTGTAGCGCGCCGCGTAGATCGCGAGAGGCACGCCCGTCACGAAGATGATCAGCGCGGCGATGCCGATGCCCAGCAGTGCGTTGGTCGTGCCGTGGGCGATGCCGATGTTGGCGCCGATCGAGAAGTCGGCCAGGTAGGCGATGCCGCCGAGCGCGGACGTCGCGACGACGCCGGTGCCCCAGCGGCGGTAGCTGCGTGGCGCGAAACGCAGGGTGTAGTCCTCCAGCGTCTCGTTCGCACTGCGCACAGCGGTGTCGGTCATGGTGCTGCCTTCCCGTCGGGAACCGGACCTGATGACGGTGGCGGCAGCGTGTTGTGGTCGTCGTTCGGTCAGGTTTCGGGCGCGTAAACCCCGATGTGGGGTCGGTCACGTCCAGGCGTGCCAGGCGCGTGCCGCCGTCGAGCGGTGTGCGTCGTGGACCAGGTCGCGGGCGATGGCGCCGGGCTGGTCGAGCCGGAGGACCGCAGGCCCGCCGGCGGCGAGAGGGTCGAGACGCCGGCCGAGGACGGTGACCGTGTCGATGACCCGGTGGCCTGCGAGCATGCCTGGCATCCCGACGGACTCGGCATCGAGCGTGAGTTCTTCGACGTACGCCGGCCGGCCGGCGTACGTCATGCGCGTGCGACACACCAGCGAGCCCGGAGCCTCGCCGGTGCGGCCGAGCGAGACCGTGTCGCGCAGCAGGAGGCGCCCACCCTCGGCGACCTGGGCGTCGAGGGAGCGACGCACGCGGGCACCGGACGAGACGACGAGAGGTTCGCCGTGCCAGACCAGCGACGCGCCTTGGTCAACGCGAATCGTCATGTCCCACAACGCTTCTGCGCCACGGCCGTCGTACGCGACCGTGCCGGCCACGTCGCGCAGGTCGAGCCGCACCCCGGCGCCGACCGTGACCGCGACGCGCACGTGGTCTCCCGCGAGCAGGGTGGCCGAGGTCGCCACGAGCGCGACCGAGGCGCACCCGACGTCAGCGTTCAGCAGCCGTGGCGCGAGGAGCCCGCTGCTGAGGGTGACGCGGGCGCGGGTGCCGTCAGGCCCCGCCGTGACGGTGATGCGCGTGGTGCGTTCGGTCAATGCGCGTGCACCGTGCCGTCGGCATGGCTGTGCGGAGCCATCGGACCTGGGTCCTGCGGCTGGTGCGCGCCGCTGCGATGGGCGGCGAGCGTCGTACGCACCCAGTCGGTGAGGGCCTGCACGGATGCCACGTCGGTGCGGGAGAGTGCGACGACCGGTCGGCCACCGCGCGCCTCGCGGCCCTGCCGCTCCATCAGGTCGACGTCGACGCCGACGTGGGGCGCGAGATCGGTCTTGTTGACGACGAGCAGGTCGGCCCGCGCGATGCCCGGCCCGCCCTTGCGGACGACGTCCCCGCCGCCGGCGACGTCGAGGACGAACAGCTGCGCGTCGACGAGGGCGGGCGAGAACGTCGCGGTCAGGTTGTCGCCGCCGGACTCGACGAGCACGAGGTCCAGCGGTGCGAAGTCGGCCTCGAGGTCCTCGACGGCGATCGCGTTGGCGGTGATGTCGTCGCGGATCGCCGTGTGCGGGCAGGCGCCGGTCTCGACCGCGCGGATGCGCTCGGGGTCGAGCACGCCTGCGGCGCGGAGCATCTGGGCGTCCTCGTCGGTGTAGATGTCGTTGGTGACGACGCCGATCTGCAGCTCACCGGACAGCGCTCGGCACAGCGTGCCGATGAGCGACGACTTGCCGGTGCCGACCGGACCGGCGACGCCGAGGCGCAGGGCGCGGGTGGGGGTGGGCTCAGGCACGGAACAACCTCCGGGGTGCGTGGTGATGGGCGTGCTGCCACAGCTCGAGCGCGGGCGCGGCAGGAGCCGGGATGTCGTCGGGTTCGGTGAGCTCGGCGACGCGGCGTACGACGTCGTCGACCTCGGCGGCGAGCTGCAGCGTCCAGGTGACGGGTTCGGCGGGGTCGAGCGGCACCAGCTTGAGTGCCGCTGCGCCGACGGTCTGCAGGTCGTCGTGGCAGATCAGCCGGGCGAGCGCGGGCGGGTCGATGCCGAGGTGGTGAGCCAGCAGAGCGACGGCGACCGGTCGTGGCCGGTGCTCGGTCGCGCGCGGCTGAGAGCCGCCGTCGAGCCGGGCCAGCAGGCGCAGGTAGCCGCGGCCCACCTCGATCGCGGCCGCGCGGACGACCTCGCTCGGGGTGCGCGCCGCCCACGCGTCGGTGACCCGTTCGAGAGGTTCGCCGGTGCGCAGGGCGTGCAGGGCGACCACTGCGGTGGCGGCGTCGACCGTCGTCGCGGTGCGCAGGCGCGTACGCAGGTACGCCGGGACGTCGGCCTCGGGGAGGCCCGCCAGGAGCGCGGGTTCGAGGCCGCCGGACTGCGTGTGCCCACCCGTGGGCAGGCGCGCGTCCGCGAGCAGCAGGACGCCGAGATCGGCTGTGGCAGTGGACAACTCGCGCCTCAGAACATCGAGTAGAGCTGGGCGAGCGGCAGCTCGGTGGCCGGCTGCGGGCGTACGGTCCCACCGTCGACGGCGATCGCGAACGTCTCGGGGTCGATGTCGATGCGCGGTCGGGCGTCGTTGTTGACCATGTCGGCCTTGGTGACGTCGCGCGTCGGTCGTACGCCGACCAGCTCGCGTCGCAGGCCGAGCCGGTCGCGCAGACCGTCGTCGAGCGCCGCAGGGGACACGAACGCCTTCGACAGGTCGGCACCCGCGGCGTTGACCAGGGCCGGCCGCATCAGGACGGGCTGCGGTGTCGGGATCGACGCGTTGGGGTCACCGAGCGCGGCCCACACGATGGCGCCGCCCTTGATCACGACCGACGGGCGGACGCCGAAGAACCGCGGGTCCCACAGCACCAGGTCCGCGAGCTTGCCGGTCTCGACGGAGCCGACCTCGTGGTCGATGCCGTGCGCGATGGCCGGGTTGATCGTGTACTTCGCGATGTAGCGGAGCGCTCGCTCGTTGTCCGCCGGCCGGGTCTCGCCGAGCGGCCCGTACCTCGCCTTCATGACATGAGCGACCTGCCAGGTGCGGGTGACGACCTCGCCGATGCGACCCATCGCCTGCGCGTCGGACGACGTCATCGACAGCGCGCCCAGGTCGTGCAGCAGGTCCTCGGCGGCGATCGTCGTCTCGCGGATGCGTGACTCGGCGAACGCGAGGTCCTCGGGCACCGCCGGGTTGAGGTGGTGGCACACGATGAGCATGTCGAGGTGCTCGGCGACGGTGTTGACGGTGTGCGGCAGCGTCGGATTCGTCGATCCCGGAAGGACGTTCGGCTCCGAGGCGATCGAGAGGATGTCGGGAGCGTGGCCGCCGCCGGCGCCCTCGGTGTGGAAGGCGTGGATGCTGCGCCCGCCGATCGCCCGCAGCGTCGAGTCGACGTAGCCCGCTTCGTTGAGGCTGTCGCTGTGCAGCGTGACCTGCAGGCCGTACTCGTCGGCGGCCCGCAGGGCGGCGTCGATCGCGGCGGGTGTGGAGCCCCAGTCCTCGTGCACCTTGTACGCGGCGGCTCCGCCGAGCGCCTGCTCGCGCAGTCCTGCCTCACTGACGGTGTTGCCCTTGCCCATCAGCAGGACGTTGACGGGCAGGTCGTCCAGCCCACGCAGGACGTGGGCGAGGTGCCACGGCCCGGGCGTGACGGTGGTGGCCTTGGAGCCCTCGGACGGTCCGGTGCCCCCGCCGCCGACCGTCGTGATGCCGGTGGCCAGGGCCTCGTGCAGCTGGCTGGTCGACAGCAGGTGCACGTGCATGTCGATGCCGCCCGCGGTCAGGATGCGCCCCTCGCCGGCGATCACGTCGGTGCCGGGGCCGATCTCGAGGTCGGGGTGGACGCCGTCGGCGATGTCGGGGTTGCCCGCCCGGCCCAGCGCGACGATGCGCCCGGCGCGGATGCCGACATCGGCTCGTACGACCCCGCCGTGGTCGAGCACCACGGCGTTGGTGATGACGGTGTCCAGCGCCCCGTCGGCGTTGCTGCGGGTGCCCTGCGCCATGGACTCGCGGATCGTCTTGCCGCCGCCGAACACCGCCTCGTCGCCGCCGACGGTGAGGTCGCGCTCGACCTCGATCCACAGGTCGGTGTCGCCGAGGCGCACCTGGTCGCCGACGGTCGGTCCGTAGAGCGCGGCGTACTGCTCGCGGTCGATCTGCACCATCAGCGGTCACCGCCGATCTGCAGGCCTGGTACGACGGCGCGCCCGCCCAGGCGTACGGCGCTCACCTCGCGCGAGACGCCCGGCTCGAACCGGACGGACGTGCCGGCCGGGACGTCGAGCCGGAATCCCTCGGCCGCGGCGCGGTCGAACGCGAGTGCGCTGTTGGCGGCCGGCAGGTGCAGGTGCGAGCCGATCTGGACGGGTCGGTCGCCGGTGTTCTCGATGACGAGGCTGATGCGCTCGCGGCCCTCGTTGAGATCGATGGTGCCGGGCCGGACGCGGATCGCGCCGGGGCCGGTGCTGGCGCCGCTCATGCGATCGGGTGGTGCAGCGTCACGAGCTTGCGGCCGTCGGGGAAGGTCGCCTCGACCTGCACGTCGCTCAGCATCTCGGCGACGCCGTCCATCACCTGGTCGCGGCTCAGGACGCTGCGACCCTGCTCCATCAGGTCGGCGACGAGCGCTCCCTCACGAGCGCGCTCGATCACCCAGGTCGACAGCAGCGCCACCGACTCGGGGTGGTTGAGCCGTACGCCGCGCGCGAGCCGGTCGCGGGCGATGATGCCTGCGACCGACAGCAGCAGCTTCTCGGTGTCGCCAGGGGTCAGGTGCATGCCTGCCAGTAGAGCAACCGCATGTGTCGGCGATGTTTCTCGCCGGTGACGCGTGCGTCAGGAGACCAGCCCGCGGACGTACGCCGCCTGACCGACGTGCTGCGCGGTGTCGTCGACGACCGACACCAGGCGTACGGCACGGGTCACCGGCGGGTCCCAGCGCCGGTCGATGACCTCGCCCAGCTGCTGGTCGGTGAGGTCCTTCAGCACGGTGAGCGTGAGCTCGTGCGCGGCCTGCTGGTAGTCCCGCAGGAGGGCCGTGTCGGTGGTCGAGAACGCGCCGACATCGGCGCTGCTCTGGCCGTAGCCCGTCGCGTCGGCGGCGTACGGCAGGGCGAACCGCTCGACGAAACCCTCACTGCTCCAGACCTGCTCGGCGCCCACGAGATCGGCCAGGTGAGAGTCCTGGACACGACTGAGGTGCCACACGAGCCAGCCGATCGAGTTGGCGTCGGGCCTGGGTCGGGCAAGGACCTGCTCGGGCGTCAAGCCGTCGAGGACGGTGGCGACGTTGTCGCGGACGCGCTCGAACCCGTCCTTGAGGATGTCGGTCGCCGCAGTCATCGAATCTCCTTCAGTGCGTGGGGAATCCGAGGTTGATCTGGCTCTCGGACGGGTCGGGCCACCGGGTGGTGACGACCTTGCGGCGGGTGTAGAAGTCGAACGACTCGGGCCCGTAGATGTGGGTGTCACCGAACAACGACTGCTTCCAGCCACCGAAGGAGTACGCACCGATCGGCACCGGGATCGGCACGTTGACGCCGACCATGCCGACCTCGATGTCGAACTCGAACGCGCGAGCGGTCTTGCCGTCACGGGTGAAGATCGCGACGCCGTTGGCGAAGTCGCTGGCGTTGACCAGGGCAACCGCCTCGTCGTACGACGGCACACGCACCACCGACAGCACCGGGCCGAAGATCTCGTCGTCGTAGACCTTCATGCCGGGCTTGACCTGGTCGACGAGCGAGACGCCGATGAAGAACCCGTCCCCGTCGAACTGCTGCTCACGGCCGTCGACGACCACGGTGGCTCCCTCGTCGGCGGCGCCCGCGACGTAGGACGTGACGCGCTCGCGGGCGTCCGCGGTGATGAGGGGACCCATCTCGGAGGCCGGGTCGGTGCCGTCGCCGACGGTGAGGCGACTGACGCGGTCACGGATGCGGTCGACCAGGTCGTCGCCGATGTCGCCGACGGCGACGAGCACGGAGACGGCCATGCAGCGCTCGCCGGCCGATCCGTACGCCGCCGAGACCGCTGCGTCGGCGGCCGCGTCGAGGTCGGCGTCGGGCATGACGACCATGTGGTTCTTGGCGCCACCCAGGGCCTGAACGCGCTTGCCGTTGCTGGCTGCTCGCTCGTAGACCGACTTCGCGACCGGCGTGGATCCGACGAACGAGATCGCCTGCACGGTCGGGTTGTCGAGCAGCTCGTCGACCGCCTCCTTGTCACCGTTGACGACGTTGAGCACGCCGGGCGGCAGGCCCGCCTCGGCGAACAGCTCGGCCAGCCGCAGCGCCGCTGAGGGGTCTCGCTCGGACGGCTTGAGCACGACGGTGTTGCCCGCGGCGATGGCGGTGCTGATCATCCACAGCGGCACCATGACCGGGAAGTTGAACGGCGTGATGCAGGCGACCACACCGAGCGGCTGACGGACCTGATGCACGTCGACGCCGCGCGCCACCTGCTCGGACCGGTCGCCCTTGAGATGGGTCAGCAGCCCGGTGGCGAACTCGACGTTCTCCAGGCCACGGCTCACCTCGCCGGCGGCGTCGCTGACGACCTTGCCGTGCTCGGAGGTGACGATGCGGGCGAGCTCGTCCTGATGCTGCGTCAGCAGGTGCCGCAGCCGGAACATCGCGTCGGCGCGCTTGGCCAGCGGCGTCTCACGCCACGCACGCGCGGCGTCCTGCGCGACCTGCACCGCCCGGCGTACGTCGTCCGCGCTCGCGAGGGCGACGTCGTGGCTCTGCTCGCCGGTGGCCGGGTTGAACACCGGTCCGACCCGGTCACCCCCGGCCTCGTGCTCGCCGCCGATGTAGTGACCGATCCGAGTGCGCTGAGCCATGAAACCGACGCTACGCGCCGGGCGACCCTGCGGTCGAGACCGCACCCGTTGGTTGAGCCGGTCCGAGGCGCAAGCCGAGGACCGTGTCGAAACCACCGCGACCGCGAGGGAGACCCTCCCCGAGCGGCACCTCGGTTTCGACACGGTCTCGCGCTGTGGGGCTCGACCGGCTCAACCAGCGGAGTGTCAGCGGCGCATGACGCGGCGGGCGGCGTACAGGCCCGCGAACTGAGCGACCTGCACGATGACCACGATCGCTGCGACCGCCGCCCAGGTGACACCCCAGTTGAACCG from Luteipulveratus halotolerans includes the following:
- a CDS encoding urease subunit gamma; translated protein: MHLTPGDTEKLLLSVAGIIARDRLARGVRLNHPESVALLSTWVIERAREGALVADLMEQGRSVLSRDQVMDGVAEMLSDVQVEATFPDGRKLVTLHHPIA
- the ureB gene encoding urease subunit beta, with the protein product MSGASTGPGAIRVRPGTIDLNEGRERISLVIENTGDRPVQIGSHLHLPAANSALAFDRAAAEGFRLDVPAGTSVRFEPGVSREVSAVRLGGRAVVPGLQIGGDR
- a CDS encoding urease accessory protein UreD; protein product: MTERTTRITVTAGPDGTRARVTLSSGLLAPRLLNADVGCASVALVATSATLLAGDHVRVAVTVGAGVRLDLRDVAGTVAYDGRGAEALWDMTIRVDQGASLVWHGEPLVVSSGARVRRSLDAQVAEGGRLLLRDTVSLGRTGEAPGSLVCRTRMTYAGRPAYVEELTLDAESVGMPGMLAGHRVIDTVTVLGRRLDPLAAGGPAVLRLDQPGAIARDLVHDAHRSTAARAWHAWT
- the ureG gene encoding urease accessory protein UreG; protein product: MPEPTPTRALRLGVAGPVGTGKSSLIGTLCRALSGELQIGVVTNDIYTDEDAQMLRAAGVLDPERIRAVETGACPHTAIRDDITANAIAVEDLEADFAPLDLVLVESGGDNLTATFSPALVDAQLFVLDVAGGGDVVRKGGPGIARADLLVVNKTDLAPHVGVDVDLMERQGREARGGRPVVALSRTDVASVQALTDWVRTTLAAHRSGAHQPQDPGPMAPHSHADGTVHAH
- a CDS encoding mycothiol transferase, with protein sequence MTAATDILKDGFERVRDNVATVLDGLTPEQVLARPRPDANSIGWLVWHLSRVQDSHLADLVGAEQVWSSEGFVERFALPYAADATGYGQSSADVGAFSTTDTALLRDYQQAAHELTLTVLKDLTDQQLGEVIDRRWDPPVTRAVRLVSVVDDTAQHVGQAAYVRGLVS
- a CDS encoding urease accessory protein UreF yields the protein MSTATADLGVLLLADARLPTGGHTQSGGLEPALLAGLPEADVPAYLRTRLRTATTVDAATAVVALHALRTGEPLERVTDAWAARTPSEVVRAAAIEVGRGYLRLLARLDGGSQPRATEHRPRPVAVALLAHHLGIDPPALARLICHDDLQTVGAAALKLVPLDPAEPVTWTLQLAAEVDDVVRRVAELTEPDDIPAPAAPALELWQHAHHHAPRRLFRA
- a CDS encoding CoA-acylating methylmalonate-semialdehyde dehydrogenase, with amino-acid sequence MAQRTRIGHYIGGEHEAGGDRVGPVFNPATGEQSHDVALASADDVRRAVQVAQDAARAWRETPLAKRADAMFRLRHLLTQHQDELARIVTSEHGKVVSDAAGEVSRGLENVEFATGLLTHLKGDRSEQVARGVDVHQVRQPLGVVACITPFNFPVMVPLWMISTAIAAGNTVVLKPSERDPSAALRLAELFAEAGLPPGVLNVVNGDKEAVDELLDNPTVQAISFVGSTPVAKSVYERAASNGKRVQALGGAKNHMVVMPDADLDAAADAAVSAAYGSAGERCMAVSVLVAVGDIGDDLVDRIRDRVSRLTVGDGTDPASEMGPLITADARERVTSYVAGAADEGATVVVDGREQQFDGDGFFIGVSLVDQVKPGMKVYDDEIFGPVLSVVRVPSYDEAVALVNASDFANGVAIFTRDGKTARAFEFDIEVGMVGVNVPIPVPIGAYSFGGWKQSLFGDTHIYGPESFDFYTRRKVVTTRWPDPSESQINLGFPTH
- a CDS encoding urease subunit alpha yields the protein MVQIDREQYAALYGPTVGDQVRLGDTDLWIEVERDLTVGGDEAVFGGGKTIRESMAQGTRSNADGALDTVITNAVVLDHGGVVRADVGIRAGRIVALGRAGNPDIADGVHPDLEIGPGTDVIAGEGRILTAGGIDMHVHLLSTSQLHEALATGITTVGGGGTGPSEGSKATTVTPGPWHLAHVLRGLDDLPVNVLLMGKGNTVSEAGLREQALGGAAAYKVHEDWGSTPAAIDAALRAADEYGLQVTLHSDSLNEAGYVDSTLRAIGGRSIHAFHTEGAGGGHAPDILSIASEPNVLPGSTNPTLPHTVNTVAEHLDMLIVCHHLNPAVPEDLAFAESRIRETTIAAEDLLHDLGALSMTSSDAQAMGRIGEVVTRTWQVAHVMKARYGPLGETRPADNERALRYIAKYTINPAIAHGIDHEVGSVETGKLADLVLWDPRFFGVRPSVVIKGGAIVWAALGDPNASIPTPQPVLMRPALVNAAGADLSKAFVSPAALDDGLRDRLGLRRELVGVRPTRDVTKADMVNNDARPRIDIDPETFAIAVDGGTVRPQPATELPLAQLYSMF